Proteins co-encoded in one Perca flavescens isolate YP-PL-M2 chromosome 11, PFLA_1.0, whole genome shotgun sequence genomic window:
- the LOC114563608 gene encoding trace amine-associated receptor 1-like, with protein MLRVPHWHSFRGHRGQLAQLPGASGTTGVGDDWRRRRLASLMKPEPPHSGAVLIYILLAFISLLTAALNLLVIISISHFRQLHTPTNLLLLSLAVSDFLVGLVVMPVEILLTKTCWILGDLMCVLYYMIPGILITASTGNIVLISVDRYVAICDPLHYPTKITLKVATICLLLCWIYSFVYIIIIMNDNLKQPGRYISCYGECVVNITGAADIAVSFIIPITVIIVLYMRVFVVALSQARAMRSHIATVSLKHSKTVKVKKSEIKAARTLGVLVVVYLMCYCPYYCVSLSGQNILLGSSIEGFMIFLIYFNSCLNPIIYALFYSWFKKTIRLIVTFQILQPGSSEAQIL; from the exons ATGCTTCGGGTCCCGCATTGGCACAGCTTCCGGGGTCATCGGGGGCAGCTGGCGCAGCTCCCCGGGGCGTCGGGGACGACTGGCGTCGGGGACGACTGGCGTCGGAGGCGACTGGCAAGCTTAAT GAAGCCAGAGCCTCCTCACTCTGGCGCTGTACTTATTTATATTCTGCTGGCCTTCATCTCTCTGCTCACTGCAGCTCTCAACCTGCTGGTCATCATCTCTATCTCACACTTCAG GCAGCTGCACACCCCCaccaacctcctcctcctctctctggctgtctcagaTTTTCTTGTGGGCCTCGTGGTGATGCCAGTAGAAATCCTCCTGACAAAGACCTGCTGGATCCTAGGTGACCTCATGTGTGTGCTGTATTACATGATACCAGGTATTTTAATCACTGCCTCCACAGGAAACATTGTGCTCATTTCTGTTGACCGCTATGTGGCAATTTGTGACCCACTGCATTACCCGACCAAGATCACTCTAAAAGTTGCTACAATATGTCTTTTACTGTGTTGGATTTATTCTTTTGTctatatcattattattatgaatgaTAACCTGAAGCAGCCAGGCAGGTATATTTCCTGCTATGGAGAGTGTGTGGTCAACATTACAGGAGCTGCTGATATTGCAGTCAGCTTCATTATTCCCATTACTGTCATCATTGTTTTGTACATGAGAGTATTCGTGGTGGCTTTGTCTCAAGCTCGAGCAATGAGGTCCCACATTGCAACTGTCTCACTCAAGCATTCCAAGACTGTTAAAGTTAAGAAATCTGAGATTAAAGCAGCCAGGACGCTTGGTGTTCTCGTAGTTGTGTATTTGATGTGTTACTGTCCTTATTACTGTGTCAGTCTCTCAGGCCAAAATATCTTGCTCGGTTCTTCAATTGAGGGCTTTATgatttttctgatttattttaatTCCTGCCTAAACCCAATCATCTATGCTCTTTTCTACTcctggtttaaaaaaactattAGACTTATTGTTACATTTCAGATACTGCAGCCTGGCTCCAGTGAGGCCCAGATACTGTAA